The following are encoded in a window of Chryseobacterium sp. genomic DNA:
- a CDS encoding UDP-glucose dehydrogenase family protein, whose amino-acid sequence MNITIVGTGYVGLVTGSTLAELGNSVYCVDIDEQKVAAMKEGKIPIYEPNLEEMFTRNIQAQRLFFTTDLKEALDKSEVIYLALPTPPGEDGSADLSYVLGVAEKIGTYMSDYKVIVNKSTVPVGTADKVRQVISSRTDIAFDVVSNPEFLREGFAVEDSMNPSRVIVGCSSARAREIMSAIYQPFTNTGIPIIFMDEKSSELTKYASNSFLAVKITFMNEIANYCEKVGADVDKVRLGMGSDDRIGHRFLFPGIGYGGSCFPKDVKALITSGKSEEFDFQLLQATEQVNITQKTILIPEIANYFGGDLKGRRIAVWGLAFKANTDDIREASSLDNIRALLDRGANVVAYDSIAEDNVRKLLGDQIEYAADMYSALEGADCLLIVTEWPEFKNPNFDLIADRLKHKAIFDGRNMYSVDTLEQHGFFYKSVGRRTIKNTVINQ is encoded by the coding sequence TTGAATATTACGATTGTAGGGACCGGATACGTAGGTCTGGTTACAGGATCAACGCTGGCCGAACTGGGGAACTCCGTATATTGTGTAGATATTGATGAGCAAAAGGTAGCGGCTATGAAAGAGGGTAAAATACCAATTTATGAGCCCAATCTGGAAGAGATGTTTACCCGGAATATCCAGGCTCAGCGGCTGTTTTTCACCACTGACCTTAAAGAAGCTCTTGACAAAAGTGAGGTAATATACCTGGCGCTCCCTACGCCACCTGGTGAGGATGGCAGCGCAGATTTGTCCTATGTCCTGGGCGTCGCCGAAAAAATAGGCACTTACATGAGTGATTATAAAGTGATCGTAAATAAATCCACGGTACCTGTAGGTACTGCCGATAAAGTAAGGCAGGTGATAAGCTCCCGGACAGACATCGCATTTGACGTAGTTTCGAACCCGGAATTTCTGCGGGAAGGTTTCGCGGTAGAAGATTCAATGAATCCCTCGCGGGTGATAGTTGGCTGCAGTTCGGCACGGGCTCGCGAAATAATGTCTGCCATTTATCAGCCGTTCACCAATACAGGCATCCCTATTATATTTATGGATGAGAAATCGTCTGAACTTACCAAATATGCTTCCAACTCTTTCCTGGCAGTCAAGATCACTTTCATGAATGAAATTGCCAATTACTGCGAGAAGGTAGGAGCAGATGTGGATAAGGTACGTCTGGGCATGGGATCCGACGACCGGATTGGTCACCGCTTCCTGTTTCCGGGCATTGGTTATGGCGGAAGCTGTTTCCCTAAAGATGTAAAAGCACTGATCACTTCCGGGAAAAGTGAGGAATTTGACTTTCAGTTACTACAGGCCACCGAGCAGGTGAACATCACCCAGAAGACCATCCTCATTCCGGAAATTGCAAATTATTTCGGCGGCGATCTGAAAGGTCGCCGGATTGCGGTTTGGGGTCTGGCATTTAAAGCCAATACAGATGATATCCGTGAGGCCTCTTCCCTGGACAATATTCGGGCATTACTGGACAGAGGAGCAAATGTGGTTGCATATGATTCCATTGCGGAGGACAATGTGCGCAAACTTCTGGGCGACCAAATTGAATATGCTGCAGATATGTATTCTGCACTTGAAGGTGCAGACTGTCTGCTGATTGTAACTGAGTGGCCAGAATTCAAAAACCCTAATTTTGACCTGATCGCGGACCGCCTTAAACATAAAGCCATCTTTGACGGCCGGAACATGTATTCCGTTGATACGCTGGAACAGCACGGATTTTTTTATAAAAGTGTAGGCCGAAGGACAATAAAAAACACAGTGATAAACCAATAA
- a CDS encoding SulP family inorganic anion transporter, protein MKKAKSLYGGIKENFPSGLVVFLVALPLCLGIALASGAPPLSGIIAGIIGGLVVGFLSNSNISVSGPAAGLTAIVLTAITGLGSFELFLCAGLIAGLLQLLLGFLRAGSISNYFPTNVIEGMLAGIGIIIIITQIPNAFGFESGFTDSVLGADGFSLNSLAAMAGGIHPGAVIVTLVSVAILLAWDNVPALKKIKMIPGALVAVVSGILLNYLFTVTGSSLAIGSEHLVSLPVPKSLDDFRGMLVFPAFSGFLNVQVWVVGATIAIVASIETLLCIEASDRLDSHRRITDTNRELRAQGIGNLLSSLIGGLPMTSVVVRSSANANAGATSKLSTMIHGGLLLVSVLTIPFILNLIPLSTLAAVLILIGYKLAKPATIMHFWKKGKYQFIPFIATIIAVVSLDLLKGVGIGLLISVFYILQGNMKRAYYLSREQLNDADEINIKLAEEVSFLNKAAIKKTLKNVKPNSKVCIDARSTSYIATDILEMIQEFANIRAKEEDIEVNLLGFKTSYKEYAEDQDSHIIIAHRRAI, encoded by the coding sequence ATGAAAAAAGCAAAATCATTATATGGAGGGATAAAAGAGAATTTCCCTTCAGGACTCGTAGTCTTTCTTGTAGCCTTACCGCTATGCCTCGGCATTGCACTGGCTTCCGGCGCACCGCCGTTATCAGGAATCATAGCCGGTATCATAGGTGGCCTGGTGGTAGGATTTCTAAGTAATTCAAATATATCCGTATCGGGACCCGCGGCAGGACTGACTGCCATTGTACTTACCGCTATTACCGGCCTGGGCAGCTTTGAGCTGTTTCTGTGTGCCGGGTTAATAGCCGGGCTTCTGCAACTTCTACTCGGCTTCCTGCGCGCAGGAAGTATTTCCAACTATTTCCCAACTAATGTGATTGAGGGAATGCTGGCGGGTATTGGTATCATCATCATCATAACACAAATTCCAAACGCATTTGGCTTTGAAAGCGGATTTACAGATTCTGTTTTGGGAGCTGACGGATTCAGCCTGAACTCACTGGCAGCAATGGCAGGTGGAATTCATCCGGGTGCTGTAATAGTGACACTTGTTTCGGTAGCAATCCTTTTGGCCTGGGATAATGTTCCGGCGCTGAAGAAAATAAAGATGATTCCCGGGGCCCTCGTTGCTGTGGTGTCCGGAATACTTCTTAATTATTTATTCACCGTTACCGGCAGCAGCCTGGCTATCGGATCTGAACATTTGGTATCTCTGCCCGTGCCAAAAAGTCTGGACGATTTCCGCGGGATGCTTGTATTTCCAGCATTCAGTGGGTTCCTGAATGTACAGGTATGGGTAGTTGGAGCTACAATCGCGATAGTGGCATCCATCGAGACCCTTCTATGTATTGAAGCTTCAGACAGACTGGACTCGCACAGAAGAATTACCGATACTAACCGTGAACTGCGGGCACAGGGCATCGGTAACCTGCTTTCCTCGCTTATCGGAGGATTGCCAATGACCTCCGTTGTAGTAAGAAGTTCTGCCAATGCGAATGCAGGTGCAACTTCCAAACTGTCAACAATGATTCACGGCGGGCTGCTTTTGGTTTCTGTCCTTACCATCCCGTTCATACTGAACCTTATTCCGCTCTCTACACTGGCGGCAGTTCTGATCCTCATTGGTTATAAACTGGCCAAGCCTGCGACCATTATGCATTTCTGGAAGAAAGGTAAATATCAGTTTATTCCTTTTATTGCCACGATTATTGCAGTTGTATCACTGGATCTGCTTAAGGGAGTCGGTATTGGTCTGCTGATCTCGGTATTCTACATCCTTCAGGGAAATATGAAAAGAGCATACTACCTGAGCCGCGAACAGCTTAATGATGCCGATGAGATCAATATTAAACTGGCCGAAGAAGTTTCCTTCCTGAACAAAGCGGCAATTAAAAAAACACTTAAAAATGTGAAACCTAATTCTAAGGTTTGCATCGATGCACGGTCTACTTCCTATATCGCAACCGATATACTGGAAATGATACAGGAATTTGCCAACATCCGAGCAAAGGAAGAAGACATAGAGGTCAATCTGCTTGGATTTAAAACCTCTTACAAAGAATATGCGGAAGATCAGGATTCACACATCATTATCGCACACCGCAGAGCAATTTAA
- a CDS encoding four helix bundle protein codes for MDVRSHKDLKVWQESMILVEEIYRATAVFPKEEIYGLTSQLKRAAVSVPSNIAEGCGRKGSAELKRFLYIALGSLSELDTQLEIAERLHFMKKNEEIVERIYFIKNMLVRLIASLKE; via the coding sequence ATGGATGTTCGGTCACATAAGGATCTAAAGGTTTGGCAGGAATCCATGATTCTTGTTGAAGAGATCTATCGTGCTACTGCTGTTTTTCCAAAGGAAGAAATTTATGGGCTAACAAGTCAACTAAAAAGAGCTGCAGTTTCCGTGCCTTCAAATATTGCCGAAGGCTGTGGAAGAAAAGGAAGCGCGGAATTGAAACGTTTTCTTTATATCGCACTGGGTTCTCTTAGCGAACTGGATACTCAGCTGGAAATAGCAGAACGTCTGCATTTTATGAAAAAAAATGAAGAAATTGTAGAAAGAATTTATTTTATAAAAAACATGTTAGTGCGTTTAATAGCAAGCTTGAAGGAATAG
- the pth gene encoding aminoacyl-tRNA hydrolase, which translates to MKYLIVGLGNKGEEYAETRHNIGFKVAEKIAATIEAPFKSANFGWLAEGKYKGRKVFILKPDTYMNLSGNAVKYWLQKENIPLENLLVVTDDLALPFGTLRMKMKGSDAGHNGLKSIQEKLQTQNYPRLRFGISADFSEGKQVDYVLGRWEESEKEKLPDLIGKFSNACLSFVFAGIQNTMTAFNGK; encoded by the coding sequence GTGAAATATTTGATTGTAGGACTGGGAAACAAAGGAGAGGAATACGCAGAAACGCGCCATAATATAGGTTTTAAAGTTGCAGAGAAGATTGCTGCAACCATTGAGGCTCCCTTTAAATCTGCTAACTTTGGCTGGCTGGCGGAAGGAAAATACAAAGGGCGCAAAGTCTTTATCCTGAAACCGGATACCTATATGAATCTGTCCGGTAATGCAGTGAAATACTGGCTGCAGAAAGAAAATATTCCGCTGGAGAATCTTTTGGTCGTTACTGATGATCTGGCACTGCCCTTTGGCACACTGCGCATGAAAATGAAAGGATCCGACGCTGGCCACAACGGTCTTAAGAGTATACAGGAAAAACTTCAGACGCAGAATTATCCTCGTTTACGCTTTGGAATCTCTGCGGATTTTTCAGAAGGGAAGCAGGTGGACTACGTTCTTGGGAGATGGGAGGAAAGTGAAAAAGAAAAACTTCCCGATCTAATCGGAAAGTTTTCTAATGCCTGTCTCTCATTTGTATTTGCCGGCATACAGAATACAATGACCGCCTTTAACGGTAAATAG
- the nusA gene encoding transcription termination factor NusA, with protein MDSLALIEAFGDFKDEKSISKIDLMAIIEDSLKTLLRKRFDSDDHFDVIVNPDKGDFQIFLNKTIVEDGMSEDDDLEIELQEAKKIDPTFEVGEDYTVEIPIAELGRRNILTLKQILATKLQEHNNGLLYAQFHDRIGEIVVGEVHHIRKQHAILLDDEDNEFILPKENQIPSDFFKKGESIRAIVDSVDFKGSKPQIIVSRTSPKFLEKLLELEIPEIQDGTIILKKVVRIPGEKAKIAVDAYDDRIDPVGACVGVKGSRIHGVVRELKNENIDVIQWSKNPEIMVKRALGNVTVNKIDINEEQSYAMVYTPVEEISKVIGKQGQNIKLASWLSGFEIDVYRETSDDDDVELDEFSDEISEWIIKEFKKVGLNTARSVLDKDTEALVNLVDLEEEQIDEVKQVLKEELEA; from the coding sequence ATGGACAGTTTAGCGTTAATTGAAGCGTTTGGCGATTTTAAAGACGAGAAAAGCATCAGTAAGATTGACTTGATGGCTATTATTGAAGATTCATTGAAAACGCTGCTAAGAAAAAGATTTGATTCAGACGATCACTTTGATGTCATTGTAAACCCTGATAAAGGCGACTTTCAGATTTTCCTGAATAAAACTATTGTGGAAGACGGAATGTCCGAAGACGATGATCTGGAAATTGAATTGCAGGAAGCCAAAAAAATAGATCCTACCTTTGAAGTGGGAGAAGATTATACCGTTGAAATTCCGATTGCTGAATTAGGCCGCAGAAATATCCTTACACTTAAGCAGATTCTTGCTACCAAACTTCAGGAGCATAATAACGGACTTTTGTATGCGCAGTTCCATGACCGTATTGGTGAGATTGTTGTTGGAGAAGTGCATCATATTAGGAAACAGCACGCGATACTGTTGGATGATGAGGATAATGAATTTATCCTGCCGAAGGAAAATCAGATCCCTTCAGACTTTTTCAAGAAAGGTGAAAGCATACGTGCGATTGTGGACAGTGTAGACTTTAAAGGTTCTAAACCGCAGATCATTGTTTCCCGAACTTCACCAAAGTTCCTGGAAAAACTTCTGGAGCTTGAGATTCCTGAGATTCAGGATGGTACTATCATACTTAAGAAGGTGGTAAGGATCCCCGGCGAAAAGGCGAAGATTGCTGTTGATGCCTATGATGACAGGATCGATCCTGTAGGTGCCTGTGTGGGAGTGAAGGGGTCCCGTATCCATGGCGTGGTGCGCGAACTGAAGAATGAAAATATTGATGTTATCCAGTGGTCCAAAAATCCTGAGATTATGGTGAAAAGAGCCTTGGGTAATGTAACGGTTAATAAAATTGACATCAATGAAGAGCAATCCTATGCAATGGTGTATACTCCGGTTGAAGAGATTTCCAAAGTAATCGGCAAACAGGGGCAGAACATTAAGCTTGCTTCATGGTTAAGTGGTTTTGAAATTGATGTATACCGGGAAACCAGTGATGACGATGATGTAGAACTGGACGAATTCAGCGATGAAATCAGCGAGTGGATCATCAAGGAATTTAAGAAAGTAGGATTAAACACTGCAAGAAGCGTCCTGGATAAGGATACTGAAGCATTGGTAAACCTTGTGGATTTGGAAGAGGAGCAGATCGATGAGGTGAAGCAGGTTCTTAAGGAAGAACTGGAAGCTTAA
- a CDS encoding carbonic anhydrase, with protein sequence MKAHTLETQTTTTPEKALTFLQEGNQRFVQNLKVNRNLLEQVNDTRAGQWPFAAILSCIDSRTSAELIFDQGLGDIFSIRIAGNFVNRDILGSMEFACNVAGSKLVVVLGHSKCGALKGGLDARKVEGLGMENLNHLIGNFEECINEVINEGEERSSSNEDLLERLNVCNIKRTISQIRAQSETLRNLEKEGSIKIVGANYCVESGVVTWL encoded by the coding sequence ATGAAAGCACATACTTTAGAAACCCAAACCACAACTACCCCGGAAAAAGCACTTACTTTCCTGCAGGAAGGCAACCAGCGCTTTGTACAGAACCTTAAAGTAAACCGTAACCTACTGGAGCAGGTTAATGACACCCGTGCCGGGCAGTGGCCTTTTGCGGCCATTCTGAGTTGCATTGACAGCCGTACATCTGCCGAACTTATTTTCGACCAGGGCCTGGGCGATATTTTCAGCATTCGTATTGCCGGAAACTTCGTGAACCGCGATATCTTGGGTTCGATGGAGTTTGCCTGCAATGTAGCCGGTTCCAAACTCGTAGTCGTACTGGGACACAGTAAATGCGGTGCCCTGAAAGGTGGTCTGGACGCCCGAAAAGTTGAAGGTTTAGGCATGGAAAACCTGAATCACCTCATCGGCAACTTCGAAGAATGCATTAATGAAGTAATCAACGAGGGAGAAGAAAGGTCTTCCTCGAATGAAGATCTGCTTGAAAGGCTTAATGTATGCAATATTAAGCGTACGATTTCCCAGATTCGGGCGCAAAGTGAGACGCTGAGAAATCTGGAAAAGGAAGGCAGCATTAAGATCGTTGGTGCCAACTACTGTGTAGAAAGCGGAGTTGTAACCTGGCTTTAA
- the rimP gene encoding ribosome assembly cofactor RimP — MEFREKIESLIGEFLKEREDLFLIDLRFSAADDITVILDGDQGVSVQDCLDASRAIEFNMDREEHDFSLQVMSAGLSEPLKSERQFRKNIGRELDVLLADDTRVEGELLTLDEKSITLVLRYRKPKEVGKGKVDVVEEREIPYSEIKKALVTVKF; from the coding sequence ATGGAGTTTAGAGAAAAGATAGAAAGCCTGATTGGCGAATTTCTGAAAGAGCGTGAAGATCTGTTCCTTATTGATCTTCGCTTTTCTGCCGCAGATGATATCACTGTCATTTTAGATGGTGATCAGGGTGTGTCGGTTCAGGATTGTCTGGATGCGAGCCGCGCAATTGAATTCAATATGGACCGCGAAGAGCACGATTTCTCACTGCAGGTCATGAGTGCAGGGCTCAGCGAACCTCTGAAATCAGAAAGGCAGTTCCGTAAAAATATTGGTCGGGAGTTGGACGTCCTGCTTGCAGACGATACCAGGGTGGAAGGCGAGCTACTTACACTGGATGAAAAAAGTATTACCTTAGTACTCCGGTACCGAAAGCCCAAGGAAGTGGGGAAGGGCAAGGTTGATGTAGTGGAAGAAAGAGAGATTCCCTACTCAGAAATAAAAAAAGCGCTGGTAACAGTAAAATTTTAA
- the rfbB gene encoding dTDP-glucose 4,6-dehydratase gives MKNIIITGGAGFIGSHVVREFVKNHPEALIINLDALTYAGNLENLKDIENEPNYVFEKADITKPEELRKVFEKYNPDAVIHLAAESHVDRSITDPNAFINTNVNGTANLLNLCREFWTLNPDHTHGNFPDETRTNLFYHVSTDEVYGSLGETGFFLETTPYDPQSPYSASKAASDHLVRAYGNTYGMPFIVSNCSNNYGPNHFPEKLIPLCISNIINEKPLPIYGDGKYTRDWLFVIDHAKAIHRIFFEAKTGETYNIGGFNEWQNIDLVKELIRQMDEKLGKPAGYSEKLITYVKDRPGHDKRYAIDATKLNAELGWKPSVTFEEGLSKTIDWFLENQEWLEHVTSGSYQEYYDRQYT, from the coding sequence ATGAAAAACATCATCATTACCGGCGGCGCCGGCTTCATCGGTTCCCATGTTGTTCGGGAATTTGTAAAGAACCATCCCGAAGCTTTAATCATCAATCTGGATGCCCTTACTTACGCCGGAAATCTTGAAAACCTAAAGGATATAGAGAACGAACCCAATTATGTTTTCGAAAAGGCGGACATTACCAAACCGGAAGAACTCCGAAAGGTGTTTGAAAAATATAATCCTGATGCCGTGATCCATCTTGCGGCCGAAAGTCATGTAGATAGGAGCATAACAGACCCCAATGCCTTCATAAACACCAATGTAAACGGAACAGCCAACCTGCTGAACCTTTGCCGCGAATTCTGGACCTTAAACCCAGACCATACCCATGGAAACTTTCCGGATGAAACGCGCACCAACCTGTTTTACCATGTATCTACGGATGAAGTGTACGGCAGTCTGGGCGAAACAGGTTTTTTCCTGGAAACAACGCCCTACGACCCGCAATCGCCTTATTCTGCAAGTAAAGCCGCTTCGGACCATTTAGTTCGCGCCTACGGGAACACTTACGGCATGCCCTTCATCGTTTCCAACTGTTCCAACAATTACGGTCCTAATCATTTTCCAGAGAAACTGATCCCGCTTTGTATTTCAAATATCATCAACGAAAAACCACTACCTATCTATGGCGACGGGAAGTATACACGGGACTGGCTTTTTGTAATAGACCACGCCAAAGCCATTCACCGCATCTTTTTTGAGGCAAAAACCGGCGAAACTTATAATATCGGCGGCTTTAACGAATGGCAGAACATTGACTTGGTAAAGGAACTCATCAGACAAATGGATGAAAAGCTGGGCAAGCCGGCTGGTTATTCGGAAAAACTCATCACCTATGTAAAAGACAGACCGGGGCATGACAAGCGTTACGCCATTGATGCGACGAAACTGAACGCAGAATTAGGCTGGAAACCATCTGTTACCTTTGAAGAAGGCCTTAGCAAGACCATTGACTGGTTCCTGGAGAATCAGGAATGGCTGGAGCATGTCACTTCAGGAAGCTACCAGGAGTATTATGACAGACAATACACTTAA
- the rfbA gene encoding glucose-1-phosphate thymidylyltransferase RfbA, with translation MKGIILAGGSGTRLYPLTIAVSKQLMPVYDKPMIYYPLSTLLLAGIKDILIITTPHDQEGFIKLLGDGSSIGCKIEYKVQPTPDGLAQAFILGEEFIGDDSVALVLGDNIFYGAGLPKLLESKTMVKGGCVFAYQVSDPERYGVVEFDEQFKAVSIEEKPDHPKSNFAVPGLYFYDNSVVEIAKNLKPSPRGELEITDVNRIYLEMGQLEVGVMSRGTAWLDTGTFDSLHEASEFVKVLEKRQGFKISCIEEIAFSKGFIDETQLLEAAAKYGKSGYGDYLKALVK, from the coding sequence ATGAAAGGAATAATTTTAGCCGGTGGGTCCGGTACCAGACTTTATCCGTTAACGATCGCTGTAAGCAAGCAGCTTATGCCGGTTTATGACAAACCAATGATTTATTATCCTCTGTCTACGCTCCTGCTGGCGGGGATTAAGGACATTCTGATCATCACCACACCGCATGACCAGGAGGGGTTCATCAAGCTTCTGGGCGACGGCTCATCGATTGGCTGCAAGATCGAATATAAAGTTCAGCCCACGCCGGACGGCCTGGCACAGGCCTTCATTTTAGGCGAAGAATTTATTGGGGACGATTCAGTAGCATTGGTTCTGGGCGACAACATTTTCTACGGTGCAGGTTTGCCCAAACTTTTGGAAAGTAAAACCATGGTAAAAGGAGGCTGCGTTTTCGCCTACCAGGTTTCAGATCCTGAAAGGTATGGAGTTGTTGAATTTGATGAACAATTTAAAGCTGTTTCCATTGAGGAAAAACCCGACCATCCGAAGTCAAATTTCGCTGTGCCGGGGCTTTATTTTTATGACAATTCTGTAGTTGAAATTGCAAAAAACCTGAAACCATCACCGAGAGGTGAACTCGAAATCACTGATGTGAACCGCATTTACCTGGAAATGGGGCAACTGGAGGTGGGAGTGATGTCGCGTGGTACTGCCTGGCTGGATACAGGAACTTTTGATTCGCTCCATGAAGCGTCTGAATTTGTGAAAGTACTGGAAAAACGTCAGGGCTTTAAGATTTCGTGTATTGAGGAAATCGCTTTTTCAAAAGGATTTATTGATGAAACGCAATTGCTGGAAGCTGCCGCTAAATATGGCAAAAGTGGCTACGGTGACTATTTGAAGGCACTTGTTAAATAG
- a CDS encoding carbonic anhydrase: MGKSYDAIFENNRKWVERKVAENPDFFRTLAETQSPEYLYIGCSDSRVSAEEMMGMKPGEVFVTRNVANLVNTLDMNSTAVIQYAVEHLKVKHIIVCGHYGCGGVKAAMTSEDLGLLNPWLRNIRDVYRLHQSELDQISDEQARYNRLVELNVQEQCINVIKMAVVQEQYLVDEYPIVHGWVFDLKTGRIIDQEIDFESILKDIQKIYNLTNSDWVMSRKKNRNFID, translated from the coding sequence ATGGGCAAATCATACGACGCTATCTTCGAGAATAACCGTAAATGGGTTGAGCGCAAGGTTGCCGAAAATCCTGATTTTTTCAGGACACTTGCTGAAACACAAAGCCCGGAATATTTATATATTGGGTGTTCGGACAGCAGGGTTTCAGCCGAGGAAATGATGGGTATGAAACCAGGTGAGGTTTTCGTAACCCGAAATGTGGCTAATTTGGTTAACACCCTGGATATGAATTCTACAGCGGTGATTCAGTACGCGGTAGAGCATTTAAAAGTTAAGCATATTATTGTTTGCGGACATTATGGCTGTGGCGGTGTAAAGGCTGCAATGACTTCGGAAGATCTGGGACTGCTGAACCCCTGGCTGCGCAATATCCGGGATGTTTACCGGCTGCACCAGTCGGAACTGGATCAGATTTCTGACGAACAAGCACGTTATAACCGACTGGTAGAGCTTAATGTGCAGGAACAGTGCATCAACGTCATAAAAATGGCCGTCGTGCAGGAACAGTATCTCGTAGATGAATATCCAATCGTACACGGTTGGGTCTTTGACCTGAAGACAGGCAGGATAATTGACCAGGAAATTGATTTTGAGAGTATCCTTAAGGATATTCAGAAAATATATAACCTGACGAACTCCGACTGGGTGATGAGCAGGAAAAAAAACAGGAACTTCATTGATTAA